The nucleotide sequence TCTGGAAACTTTGGCTAAGGGGTGATCATATGGAAAACGTAATAACGAGTAGTGCCGTAAAAGTGTTTTACGGTGAAAAGGAAGCCCTTCATGGAATTGACTTAGATATTCCAAAACAGGGGATTACGGCGTTGATTGGTCCTTCTGGATGCGGTAAGTCGACCTATCTTAGATGTCTTAATCGCATGAATGATCTAGTGCCCAATACGCGAGTGGCGGGTGATATTAGGCTTGATGGGACTGATATAAACGATGCTAAAACAGACGTAGTTGAACTTAGACGTCGGGTCGGAATGGTCTTTCAACAACCAAATCCGTTTCCGTTTAGCGTGTATGACAACGTTACGTATGGTTTGCGAACCAATGGCAAGTTTAGCAAGGATGAACTAGATGAACGGGTTGAAACTAGTTTAAAACAAGCGGC is from Lentilactobacillus curieae and encodes:
- the pstB gene encoding phosphate ABC transporter ATP-binding protein PstB, translating into MENVITSSAVKVFYGEKEALHGIDLDIPKQGITALIGPSGCGKSTYLRCLNRMNDLVPNTRVAGDIRLDGTDINDAKTDVVELRRRVGMVFQQPNPFPFSVYDNVTYGLRTNGKFSKDELDERVETSLKQAAIWDEVKDDLNKNAWEFSGGQQQRICVARVLAVHPDVVLLDEPTSALDPISSAKIEDTLMNIRDQYTIVIVTHNMQQASRISDKTAFLLNGNLIEYSQTKKMFINPDKQETSDYLNGKFG